Proteins encoded in a region of the Misgurnus anguillicaudatus chromosome 9, ASM2758022v2, whole genome shotgun sequence genome:
- the nup54 gene encoding nucleoporin p54 isoform X1 — MAFNFGGQSSSASLSGFGAAATTTSAPTGFGFGSSTTGFVAPGASSSAPTAVSFGGFGLAPVFSFGSSLSGSGAFGGFGSTAAPASSGTTFSFNTPSNTGGGLFGNTQNKGFGFTSGLGSNTATGTGFGTTGLGFGGFGGIQPAQTQQGGLFNQQGSQSSHLINTASALSAPSVLSDERDSVLAKWNQLQAFWGTGRGYFNSSTPPVEFSQENPFCRFKAVGYSCVPEMKDEDGLVALTLCKKEMDVRSQQQQLVESLHKLLGGNQTLSVNVEGVRALPDDQTEVIIYLVERSPNGMSKRVPASTLFNYMEQMNVKLQLQQLGVTMTVSRTALTPAQLKQLLQNPPAGVDPIIWEQAKVDNPDPEKLIPVPMVGFKELLRRLKFQDQMTKQHQTRVDIISNDISELQVNQATTAAKITQYKRKLMDLSHRVLQVLIKQEVQRKSGYAIQLDEEHLRVQLETIQSELNAPTQFKGRLNELMSQIRMQNHFGSVRSEERYRVDADLLREIKQHLKQQQEGLSHLINVIKDDLDDIKMIEDQLHDGIHTRSSKLS; from the exons ATGGCGTTCAACTTTGGCGGCCAGTCCAGCAGCGCGA GTCTTTCTGGGTTTGGAGCCGCCGCCACCACAACATCAGCACCCACGGGATTTGGATTTGGATCAAGTACCACAG GATTTGTGGCTCCGGGTGCGAGCAGCAGTGCCCCCACAGCCGTTAGTTTTGGGGGGTTTGGTTTGGCTCCTGTGTTCAGTTTTGGCAGTAGTCTCAGTGGATCAG GTGCATTTGGAGGTTTTGGATCAACGGCGGCTCCTGCCAGTAGTGGGACCACCTTCAGTTTCAATACTCCATCAAATACAG GTGGAGGTCTCTTTGGAAACACTCAGAATAAGGGCTTCGGCTTTACTTCTGGTTTGGGTTCAAACACGGCTACAGGAACGGGCTTCGGCACCACTGGACTGGGCTTTGGAGGGTTCGGGGGAATCCAGCCTGCCCAGACGCAACAGG gtGGTCTGTTTAACCAGCAGGGCTCTCAGTCCAGTCATCTGATCAACACCGCCAGCGCGCTCTCTGCCCCATCTGTGCTCAGTGATGAGCGTGACTCAGTTTTGGCCAAATGGAACCAACTGCAGGCGTTCTGGGGAACAGGAAGAGGTTACTTCAACAGCAGCACTCCTCCAGTGGAGTTCAGCCAGGAAAACCCATTTTGCCGCTTCAAG GCCGTGGGCTACAGCTGTGTTCCTGAAATGAAGGATGAGGACGGGTTAGTAGCTCTGACTCTCTGTAAGAAAGAAATGGACGTCCGCTCTCAGCAGCAGCAGCTGGTCGAGTCTTTACATAAACTTCTGGGAGGAAATCAAACCCTCAGCGTGAATGTGGAGGGGGTGCGAGCGTTACCTGATGACCA gACAGAGGTGATCATTTATCTGGTTGAACGGTCTCCTAACGGCATGTCAAAGCGAGTTCCAGCTTCGACTCTCTTTAATTACATGGAACAGATGAATGTAAAACTTCAGCTGCAACAGCTCGGTGTCACGATGACCGTCAGCAGAACCGCACTGACCCCAGCGCAGCTCAAACAGCTGCTGCAGAACCCACCCGCAG GCGTGGACCCCATCATCTGGGAACAGGCTAAAGTGGACAATCCCGACCCGGAGAA GTTGATTCCAGTGCCCATGGTCGGCTTTAAAGAGCTCTTACGAAGATTAAAGTTTCAAGACCAGATGACCAAACAACACCAGACCAGAGTCGAT ATCATCTCTAATGACATCAGTGAGCTGCAGGTGAACCAGGCCACAACTGCAGCCAAAATCACCCAATACAAACGCAAGCTGATGGATCTGTCACACAGAGTCCTGCAG gtgTTAATCAAACAGGAAGTTCAGAGGAAAAGTGGTTATGCCATTCAACTGGATGAAGAACATTTGAGAGTTCAGTTGGAAACCATCCAGTCAGAGCTCAACGCACCCACACAGTTTAAG GGGCGGCTGAATGAACTGATGTCTCAGATTCGAATGCAGAATCATTTTGGATCCGTTCGTTCGGAGGAGCGGTATCGTGTGGACGCAGACCTGCTACGAGAAATCAAACAG CACCTGAAGCAGCAGCAGGAGGGTCTGAGTCACCTGATCAACGTCATCAAAGATGATTTGGATGACATTAAGATGATTGAAGACCAACTGCATGATGGGATTCACACGCGCAGCAGCAAACTCAGCTGA
- the nup54 gene encoding nucleoporin p54 isoform X2, with product MAFNFGGQSSSASLSGFGAAATTTSAPTGFGFGSSTTGAFGGFGSTAAPASSGTTFSFNTPSNTGGGLFGNTQNKGFGFTSGLGSNTATGTGFGTTGLGFGGFGGIQPAQTQQGGLFNQQGSQSSHLINTASALSAPSVLSDERDSVLAKWNQLQAFWGTGRGYFNSSTPPVEFSQENPFCRFKAVGYSCVPEMKDEDGLVALTLCKKEMDVRSQQQQLVESLHKLLGGNQTLSVNVEGVRALPDDQTEVIIYLVERSPNGMSKRVPASTLFNYMEQMNVKLQLQQLGVTMTVSRTALTPAQLKQLLQNPPAGVDPIIWEQAKVDNPDPEKLIPVPMVGFKELLRRLKFQDQMTKQHQTRVDIISNDISELQVNQATTAAKITQYKRKLMDLSHRVLQVLIKQEVQRKSGYAIQLDEEHLRVQLETIQSELNAPTQFKGRLNELMSQIRMQNHFGSVRSEERYRVDADLLREIKQHLKQQQEGLSHLINVIKDDLDDIKMIEDQLHDGIHTRSSKLS from the exons ATGGCGTTCAACTTTGGCGGCCAGTCCAGCAGCGCGA GTCTTTCTGGGTTTGGAGCCGCCGCCACCACAACATCAGCACCCACGGGATTTGGATTTGGATCAAGTACCACAG GTGCATTTGGAGGTTTTGGATCAACGGCGGCTCCTGCCAGTAGTGGGACCACCTTCAGTTTCAATACTCCATCAAATACAG GTGGAGGTCTCTTTGGAAACACTCAGAATAAGGGCTTCGGCTTTACTTCTGGTTTGGGTTCAAACACGGCTACAGGAACGGGCTTCGGCACCACTGGACTGGGCTTTGGAGGGTTCGGGGGAATCCAGCCTGCCCAGACGCAACAGG gtGGTCTGTTTAACCAGCAGGGCTCTCAGTCCAGTCATCTGATCAACACCGCCAGCGCGCTCTCTGCCCCATCTGTGCTCAGTGATGAGCGTGACTCAGTTTTGGCCAAATGGAACCAACTGCAGGCGTTCTGGGGAACAGGAAGAGGTTACTTCAACAGCAGCACTCCTCCAGTGGAGTTCAGCCAGGAAAACCCATTTTGCCGCTTCAAG GCCGTGGGCTACAGCTGTGTTCCTGAAATGAAGGATGAGGACGGGTTAGTAGCTCTGACTCTCTGTAAGAAAGAAATGGACGTCCGCTCTCAGCAGCAGCAGCTGGTCGAGTCTTTACATAAACTTCTGGGAGGAAATCAAACCCTCAGCGTGAATGTGGAGGGGGTGCGAGCGTTACCTGATGACCA gACAGAGGTGATCATTTATCTGGTTGAACGGTCTCCTAACGGCATGTCAAAGCGAGTTCCAGCTTCGACTCTCTTTAATTACATGGAACAGATGAATGTAAAACTTCAGCTGCAACAGCTCGGTGTCACGATGACCGTCAGCAGAACCGCACTGACCCCAGCGCAGCTCAAACAGCTGCTGCAGAACCCACCCGCAG GCGTGGACCCCATCATCTGGGAACAGGCTAAAGTGGACAATCCCGACCCGGAGAA GTTGATTCCAGTGCCCATGGTCGGCTTTAAAGAGCTCTTACGAAGATTAAAGTTTCAAGACCAGATGACCAAACAACACCAGACCAGAGTCGAT ATCATCTCTAATGACATCAGTGAGCTGCAGGTGAACCAGGCCACAACTGCAGCCAAAATCACCCAATACAAACGCAAGCTGATGGATCTGTCACACAGAGTCCTGCAG gtgTTAATCAAACAGGAAGTTCAGAGGAAAAGTGGTTATGCCATTCAACTGGATGAAGAACATTTGAGAGTTCAGTTGGAAACCATCCAGTCAGAGCTCAACGCACCCACACAGTTTAAG GGGCGGCTGAATGAACTGATGTCTCAGATTCGAATGCAGAATCATTTTGGATCCGTTCGTTCGGAGGAGCGGTATCGTGTGGACGCAGACCTGCTACGAGAAATCAAACAG CACCTGAAGCAGCAGCAGGAGGGTCTGAGTCACCTGATCAACGTCATCAAAGATGATTTGGATGACATTAAGATGATTGAAGACCAACTGCATGATGGGATTCACACGCGCAGCAGCAAACTCAGCTGA